CGATTATCGCCGGTATCCTGATTCTCATCGGGTTTCGGGGGCGAAAACCATCTGAAAACATCGGCAGGCTGCTGTTGGCCCTGTGGCTGATTCTGGGCTCGCTCCTGCCGCTTCTCGGCGTCGGTTTTCCCGGCATGGGGGCGGTGCTGGCGGTCATGGCCATCGTGGCGGGGGTGCTTCTGATCATCTCGATGTAGGAGTCCACGACACGAATAAAAAAACGCCCCGATTCCGGGGCGTTTTATATGGCGAATGGTATGACCTATCGGTCGATGAGGTGTCCGGTTATTCGTATTCCTTCGGTACCGCGCACAGAAACACCAGGTCCTCGGTATCGGACGTATTTTTATATTGGTGCTTTTCCCCGGGCGTCACCAGGCCGAAATCCCCCCCGGTCACCGGTGTTTCTTTCCCTGCCTCATCCACCACGGCGCCGGCGCCCGAGATGATGTAATTGAGATGCTCGAAGGGATGATCGTGATAGGGGGTGTGGCCCCCGGGCTTCACGGTGAACACCCGAAACGAAAAGGACGGAGAGCCGTCACCGCCGCCGATGGGGAGCTGTTTTGTGACCCCGCCGGCCCCCTCCATGTCCACGTCCGTCCGCTTCACGTCTTTCAACGGAACAATTTTCATCGGCCGCTCCTTTGTAGGCTTTCAGGGAAAACACGATGTCGCTTTTTCATACCACACGTTTACGGAAGATGTAAAGGTCATTCATCCCGCAGGACAACTTTGCTTTGACATTCCGTCCCGATGCCCGTATGATCAGGGAGGCCGAAGATGATGTTCAGGTTGTTCTGATTTCTCATCACGACGGGGATTCGTCATGAAAGGAATAGATCGAGCCCTTGAGACGGACATCCTGGTGGTGGGCGGGTCCGGCGCCGCCGTGTCCGCCGCAGTTTCCGCCCGCCGCCATGCACAAACGCAAGACAGGGTGACTCTGGTCGGCAAGGGAAAGGTCGGCGCCTCCGGCAACGCGATCCTGGCCGCGGCGGGGATCTCCCTGGACGGCCCCGGGGCGATCGATGCCGGGTACGACGGCGATCCCTCGTTCACCCGGGAGGTCTGGTACGACCAGATCATTCGGGACGGCTTTTACCTTTCGGACAGACGCATCGTACAGCGCTACGTGGAAGAAGGACCGGCCCGGGTGCTGGAGCTGGTGCGCTGGGGGAGTGATGCGGGACACTACTTTCATTTTCATCCCTCGGCGAATTTTTTCACCTCCGGGAAGGCGATCGGAAAGGCTTTGGAGCGGGGGCTTTCCGAGTGTTCGGGGATCGACGTGCTGGAGGATGTGGCCGTCACCGATCTTCTGGTCGGTGGGGGACGATGCATCGGGGCGGTGGGGGTAGATATATATACGGGTGATCTGATCTCGATTTCCGCCCGATCGGTGATCCTGTGCACCGGCGGGTTTCAGCCCTATTCGTTTCGCTGTACGGTCAGCGATATGACCGGAGACGGTCCGGCCATGGCCCTCAGAGCCGGGGCGCGGGTTTCCGATATGGAGTTTAT
This sequence is a window from Candidatus Zymogenaceae bacterium. Protein-coding genes within it:
- a CDS encoding cupin domain-containing protein, whose product is MEGAGGVTKQLPIGGGDGSPSFSFRVFTVKPGGHTPYHDHPFEHLNYIISGAGAVVDEAGKETPVTGGDFGLVTPGEKHQYKNTSDTEDLVFLCAVPKEYE